Proteins from one Rosa chinensis cultivar Old Blush chromosome 7, RchiOBHm-V2, whole genome shotgun sequence genomic window:
- the LOC112178762 gene encoding uncharacterized protein LOC112178762 codes for MLCHIIKRHSVWSISWDLEGDEVKGEEQNQTQSPEDSAHKHPPKMIVTSSSSLANPPHLPLPTPSTTSKNPNNAFLPISRRNLLAALTLTAAPFALDPMSVQEIAFARGLFQMPPVRLSNRYFLVRAGESEYESWGVINTNPVAKTSVDSGLSERGKKQAVRVAFDLKEMGACDTSCWIWPSITQRAYQTAEIIALVNGVTRSNIVPEYSFLDARGLGAYEGKNLEAVSEVYASDTISPRIKPPPIDDGTPNESVSDVFVRVVQLMSILETQYSEDTVIIVSPDSDNLTILQAGIVGLDLRRHRELSFAPGEVRFVDTDSVPAYKQPASAIYKCLNPPNCT; via the exons ATGTTGTGCCACATAATCAAACGGCATTCCGTTTGGTCCATCAGTTGGGATTTGGAGGGAGATGAGGTCAAAGGAGAAGAGCAAAACCAAACCCAGAGCCCAGAAGACTCAGCCCACAAACACCCGCCAAAAATGATAGTaacatcttcttcctcccttgcaAACCCCCCTCATCTTCCTCTTCCAACTCCATCAACAACctccaaaaaccctaacaatGCATTCCTACCCATCAGCCGCCGCAACCTCCTTGCTGCCCTCACCCTCACCGCAGCCCCTTTTGCCCTCGACCCCATGTCCGTACAAGAGATAGCTTTTGCTCGTGGCCTCTTCCAGATGCCCCCAGTTAGACTCAGCAACAG GTATTTTCTGGTGAGGGCTGGGGAGTCTGAATATGAGAGCTGGGGGGTGATTAACACGAACCCGGTTGCGAAAACTTCTGTTGATAGCGGGTTGTCAGAGAGAGGGAAGAAGCAGGCGGTGAGGGTAGCTTTCGACTTGAAGGAAATGGGGGCTTGTGACACAAGCTGTTGGATTTGGCCTTCTATCACTCAGAGAGCTTACCAGACTGCAGAGATCATTGCATTGGTTAACGGGGTCACTCGAAG TAACATTGTCCCAGAGTATAGCTTTCTAGATGCCCGTGGCTTGGGAGCTTATGAAGGAAAGAACCTAGAAGCTGTTTCAGAA GTATATGCATCTGATACTATTTCTCCAAGAATCAAGCCTCCTCCAATTGATGATGGAACCCCGAATGAGAGTGTCTCCGATGTGTTTGTTCGGGTGGTACAGCTCATGTCCATACTCGAGACTCAATACTCTGAAGACACAGTAATAATTGTCTCGCCAGATTCAGACAATTTAACAATCCTACAAGCTGGTATAGTTGGACTTGACTTGCGAAG GCACAGAGAACTTTCTTTTGCACCAGGAGAAGTCAGATTTGTTGATACCGATAGTGTACCTGCTTACAAGCAACCCGCATCAGCTATATATAAGTGTTTGAATCCACCAAATTGTACCTGA
- the LOC112175413 gene encoding polygalacturonase 1 beta-like protein 3 produces MSIFFFFLLLLSLSSSVSLGSSSSSNQATTKQPNPFTHKASLIRYWDTHISNHLPKPTFLFSKASNLNPIDSAILTKLAAQNSLSSHFSSFCSLANLYCSFDAFSQTPGEQLAAARSKDANFTGYANKDFANYGTSRLGGADSFKNYSAELNSPQDSFTKYSKASRSHSEHFTSYAHDANVANDSFTNYAAGAVSGSGDFNSYHDRVNVPNLRFASYDSSSNNHKLSFTSYSDDTNAGSETFISYGKKGNANRNEFNSYAGDANIVGSGFTGYGESGNAANDSFKGYGLSGNNPHNNFKSYGAGGKSGIDSFSSYRNGANVGDDSFQSYARNSNSGKVTFSNYGKSFNLGNDSFKEYGAGSTGRTTVGFKSYSLGRSFKDYAKNGVAFAEYSNSTTVATDSEENRASGGSSVNRWVEPGKFFREYLLKQGNVMVMPDINDKMPERSFLPRPILSKLPFSTARMSELRELFHAGDNSAAERVIINALTECERAPSPGETKRCVGSVEDMIDFSVSVLGRNVVVRTTENVSGSKQKVMIGKVSGINGGRVTESVSCHQSLYPYLLYYCHSVPKVRVYEADIVDVASRNKINRGVAICHLDTSSWSPGHGAFVALGSSPGNTEVCHWIFENDMTWTVAD; encoded by the coding sequence ATgagcattttcttcttcttcttgctcctCCTATCACTCTCATCCTCTGTTTCACTGGGCAGCTCAAGTAGCAGCAATCAAGCTACAACTAAGCAACCCAACCCATTCACACATAAAGCCTCACTGATCCGCTACTGGGACACCCACATTTCCAACCATCTCCCAAAGCCCACTTTCCTCTTCTCCAAAGCCTCAAACCTAAACCCAATCGACTCCGCGATTCTCACCAAACTCGCCGCCCAGAACTCACTCTCCTCCCACTTCTCCTCCTTCTGTTCCCTCGCCAACCTCTACTGCTCCTTTGACGCATTTTCACAGACACCTGGTGAGCAACTCGCCGCCGCCCGATCCAAAGACGCAAACTTCACCGGTTATGCGAACAAGGACTTCGCCAACTACGGCACCTCCCGGCTCGGCGGCGCCGACTCGTTCAAGAACTACTCCGCCGAGCTGAACTCGCCGCAAGACTCGTTCACCAAGTACAGCAAAGCCTCCCGCTCGCACAGCGAACACTTCACCAGCTACGCCCACGACGCCAATGTAGCCAACGACAGCTTCACCAACTACGCCGCCGGCGCCGTTTCCGGATCCGGCGATTTCAACAGCTACCACGACCGGGTCAACGTCCCCAATCTCCGATTCGCTTCCTACGACTCGAGCTCCAACAACCACAAGCTCTCCTTCACCAGCTACAGCGACGACACCAACGCCGGCTCCGAAACGTTCATCAGCTACGGCAAGAAAGGCAATGCCAACCGGAACGAGTTCAACAGCTACGCCGGAGACGCCAACATAGTCGGGTCGGGTTTCACGGGTTACGGAGAGTCCGGGAACGCAGCAAACGACTCGTTTAAAGGGTACGGTCTCTCCGGTAATAACCCGCACAACAATTTCAAGAGCTACGGAGCCGGCGGGAAGTCCGGGATCGACAGCTTCTCGAGTTACCGGAACGGAGCCAACGTCGGCGACGATTCCTTCCAGTCTTACGCCAGGAACTCGAACTCCGGGAAAGTGACTTTCTCGAACTACGGCAAGTCGTTTAATCTCGGAAATGATTCGTTTAAGGAGTACGGAGCCGGGTCGACGGGCCGGACCACTGTCGGGTTCAAATCTTACAGCCTGGGCCGCTCGTTCAAAGACTATGCCAAAAACGGTGTTGCTTTTGCTGAGTACAGCAACTCCACCACTGTTGCAACTGATTCTGAAGAAAACAGAGCGAGTGGTGGCAGTTCTGTAAATAGATGGGTTGAGCCGGGCAAGTTCTTTAGAGAATATTTGTTGAAGCAGGGGAATGTAATGGTGATGCCCGACATTAACGACAAAATGCCGGAAAGGTCGTTTCTGCCCCGGCCTATTTTGTCAAAATTACCGTTTTCCACGGCGAGGATGTCGGAGCTAAGGGAGTTATTTCACGCTGGCGACAACTCCGCCGCGGAACGCGTGATAATCAACGCGCTGACGGAGTGCGAAAGGGCCCCGAGTCCCGGTGAGACGAAGCGGTGCGTGGGCTCAGTGGAAGACATGATTGACTTCTCTGTGTCGGTCCTCGGCCGCAATGTGGTGGTTAGGACCACGGAGAATGTGAGCGGGTCTAAGCAGAAGGTGATGATCGGAAAGGTCAGCGGAATCAACGGCGGACGAGTGACGGAATCGGTTTCGTGTCATCAGAGCTTGTACCCGTACTTACTGTATTACTGCCACTCTGTACCCAAGGTTAGGGTTTACGAGGCTGATATTGTCGATGTGGCGAGCCGAAACAAGATCAATCGCGGTGTTGCGATTTGTCATCTTGACACGTCATCGTGGAGCCCGGGACATGGTGCGTTCGTGGCACTGGGGTCCAGTCCCGGAAATACTGAAGTGTGCCACTGGATTTTTGAAAACGACATGACTTGGACAGTAGCGGATTAA